Proteins from a single region of Azospira inquinata:
- a CDS encoding DUF192 domain-containing protein, protein MSKKPLLWLSLLPLVALAAHAKAEMAHADLNAGFYRIEAEVAYTQEDRMQGLMGRSRLGANQGMLFVFPVAARHCMWMKNTLLPLSVAFLDEQGRIINIRDMQPQTENNHCADENARYALEMNQGWFTARGLKAGLPLGGLNRVPAPR, encoded by the coding sequence ATGTCCAAGAAACCCCTTCTCTGGTTGTCCTTGCTGCCCCTGGTGGCCCTGGCTGCCCATGCCAAGGCGGAAATGGCCCACGCCGACCTGAACGCGGGCTTTTACCGCATCGAGGCGGAAGTGGCCTACACCCAGGAGGATCGGATGCAGGGCCTCATGGGCCGCAGCCGCCTGGGCGCCAATCAGGGCATGTTGTTCGTTTTCCCCGTGGCGGCTCGCCACTGTATGTGGATGAAAAATACCCTGCTGCCCCTGTCCGTGGCTTTTCTGGATGAGCAGGGCCGCATTATCAACATCCGGGACATGCAGCCCCAGACGGAAAACAACCACTGTGCCGATGAAAATGCCCGCTACGCCCTGGAAATGAACCAGGGCTGGTTTACCGCCCGGGGCCTGAAAGCCGGTCTGCCCCTGGGGGGCCTGAACCGGGTACCGGCGCCCCGATGA
- a CDS encoding chorismate--pyruvate lyase family protein, which translates to MRSWLEERGSLTLRLKARCHHFQVRVLAQGWALPHGDERRLLGLRPGQRAQVREVLLCCDGHPAVFAHSVLVSHRPSPLCRSFQGLGGRSLGTSLLFVDARVSHGPLSFRALSFRHPLGQALAQATGQSPQSHCYARRALHRKGGTGVLVTEVFLPELPA; encoded by the coding sequence TTGCGTTCCTGGCTGGAGGAGCGGGGTTCCCTGACCCTGCGCCTGAAAGCCCGCTGCCATCATTTCCAAGTCCGGGTACTGGCCCAGGGCTGGGCTCTGCCCCATGGGGATGAACGGCGGCTCCTGGGCCTGCGCCCGGGACAACGGGCCCAGGTGCGGGAAGTGCTGCTGTGCTGCGACGGGCACCCCGCCGTATTCGCCCATTCTGTGCTGGTGAGTCACCGTCCCTCCCCCCTGTGCCGCAGCTTCCAGGGCCTGGGGGGGCGCTCCCTGGGTACCAGCCTGCTGTTTGTGGATGCCCGGGTGAGCCACGGCCCCTTGAGCTTCCGCGCCCTGTCTTTCCGTCATCCCCTGGGGCAGGCCCTGGCCCAGGCTACGGGCCAGTCCCCCCAATCCCACTGCTACGCCCGCCGGGCCCTGCATCGGAAGGGTGGTACCGGGGTGCTGGTCACGGAAGTGTTTCTCCCCGAACTGCCCGCCTGA
- a CDS encoding SRPBCC family protein, which yields MCPRLFLFPLAFLVLSLSSVPGREASAAPSTPVPPPAPSVTEGAPVGSEAVTVKVLEEGFAVEAEFRAAVSPALAYAVLTDFDHMSRFVPNLEQSHIQSRNGNRWQVEQHGVARYGPFSQDYESVREILLQPGRIQAHAISGTAKRLDSDMQLSGDGRETRFHYHAVVVPDTWLPPLVGPAAMRQQIAGQFSALVREMLRRQAQAAE from the coding sequence ATGTGTCCGCGGCTTTTCCTTTTCCCCCTGGCCTTTCTGGTCTTGAGCCTGTCCTCCGTGCCAGGCCGGGAGGCGTCTGCTGCTCCTTCTACCCCCGTGCCGCCCCCAGCGCCCTCCGTGACGGAAGGGGCGCCTGTGGGAAGTGAGGCGGTGACGGTCAAGGTCCTGGAGGAAGGGTTTGCCGTGGAGGCGGAATTCCGCGCTGCCGTCTCCCCGGCCCTGGCCTATGCGGTGCTCACGGATTTCGACCACATGAGCCGCTTTGTGCCCAATCTGGAACAAAGCCACATCCAATCCCGCAACGGCAACCGCTGGCAGGTGGAACAGCATGGGGTGGCCCGCTACGGCCCCTTCAGCCAGGATTACGAATCCGTACGGGAAATCCTGCTCCAGCCCGGGCGCATCCAGGCCCACGCCATTTCCGGCACGGCCAAGCGCCTGGACAGCGACATGCAGTTGAGCGGGGACGGGCGGGAAACCCGCTTCCATTACCATGCGGTGGTAGTGCCGGACACCTGGCTGCCGCCCCTGGTGGGCCCCGCCGCCATGCGCCAGCAGATCGCCGGCCAGTTTTCCGCCCTGGTGCGGGAAATGCTGCGCCGCCAGGCCCAGGCGGCTGAATAG
- a CDS encoding DUF2252 domain-containing protein: protein MPTPATSSVAQAVATHNRGRDPERLAMKYAKMAQSPFIFLRGACHLFYAALPKAGPFREAPTAWACGDLHFENFGSYKGDNRQVYFDINDYDEAALAPCTWDLVRLLTSLACGADELHTDEKQSRTLIQACVAAYRQALAQGKPLWMERETAEGLVRELLDGLEQRSRAEFLDKRTERHGHQRHLRIDGEKALAASPEQRTLVTDFLATLSAPASHPDFYKVLDVARRIAGTGSLGVERYVVLVEGKGSPDGNYLLDLKEALPSCLVPYLAPLGLTQPAWAREGERVVAVQKRMQAVDHAFLQAVELGGKSFLLKGLQPREDRVDMAAWGHKLARLEEVAATLGRLLAWDQLRASGHQNAATADALMAFARQDDWADTLAHSARDMTRITREQWQEFRDAWQAGQLKPDGAAGGQD from the coding sequence ATGCCCACCCCTGCCACATCCAGCGTTGCCCAAGCCGTCGCCACCCACAACCGGGGACGGGACCCGGAGCGGCTGGCCATGAAGTACGCCAAAATGGCCCAGAGCCCCTTCATTTTTCTGCGGGGCGCCTGCCACCTGTTCTACGCCGCCCTGCCCAAGGCGGGCCCCTTCCGAGAAGCCCCCACGGCCTGGGCCTGTGGCGACCTGCATTTTGAAAATTTCGGCAGCTACAAGGGAGACAACCGGCAAGTCTATTTCGACATCAACGACTACGACGAAGCCGCCCTGGCCCCCTGCACCTGGGATCTGGTGCGCCTGCTCACCAGTCTGGCCTGCGGCGCCGACGAACTACACACGGACGAAAAGCAGAGCCGGACCCTGATCCAGGCCTGTGTGGCCGCCTACCGCCAGGCCCTGGCCCAGGGCAAGCCCCTGTGGATGGAGCGGGAAACGGCGGAAGGCCTGGTGCGGGAACTGCTGGACGGTCTGGAACAGCGCAGCCGGGCCGAATTCCTCGATAAGCGCACGGAACGCCACGGCCATCAGCGCCACCTGCGCATAGACGGGGAAAAAGCCCTGGCCGCCAGCCCGGAACAGCGGACTCTGGTCACCGATTTCCTCGCCACCTTGAGCGCCCCCGCCAGCCACCCGGACTTTTACAAGGTTCTGGACGTGGCCCGGCGCATTGCGGGCACCGGCAGCCTGGGGGTGGAACGGTATGTGGTGCTGGTGGAAGGCAAGGGCTCCCCGGACGGCAATTACCTGCTGGATTTAAAGGAAGCCCTGCCCTCCTGCCTGGTGCCCTATCTGGCCCCCCTGGGCCTGACCCAGCCGGCCTGGGCCCGGGAAGGGGAACGGGTGGTGGCAGTGCAAAAACGCATGCAGGCGGTGGACCACGCCTTTCTCCAGGCCGTGGAACTGGGGGGTAAATCCTTTCTCCTGAAAGGCCTCCAACCCCGGGAAGACCGGGTGGACATGGCCGCCTGGGGCCACAAACTGGCCCGCCTGGAAGAAGTGGCCGCCACCCTGGGCCGCCTCCTGGCCTGGGACCAGCTCCGGGCCTCGGGCCACCAGAACGCCGCCACGGCGGATGCCCTCATGGCCTTCGCTCGGCAGGACGACTGGGCCGACACCCTGGCCCACAGCGCCCGGGACATGACCCGGATCACCCGGGAGCAATGGCAGGAATTCCGGGACGCCTGGCAGGCCGGGCAACTGAAGCCGGACGGGGCGGCGGGCGGTCAGGACTGA
- a CDS encoding AAA family ATPase: protein MLPAQATPSAIVRYLDQYVIGQEEAKKILAVAIYAHYKKLAAVPAGGALTDKSNVLIIGPSGTGKTLLCETLARWLEVPFVTTDATSLAQNKYVGEEIEAILERLVDKAGGDLEKAQRGIVFIDEIDKLKADGQQRAVSGESVQHALLKIMEGYPVRLGQDRYIDTSAILFICGGAFVGLEQIQARSKSFGYIATTGEDNQTILDRLNNRVKPVDLFEYGLIPEFTGRLPIIARLRELTKPLLIRVMVEPKNSLYRQFRKMLQDEGVELRIAPEVFDQIADLAIEYSTGARSLRGIFEELLTPVLYAVPDHPEVRQVTFRSLFENPVYGTDPAGAPRPAP from the coding sequence GTGCTGCCAGCCCAAGCCACCCCCAGCGCCATCGTCCGTTATCTGGACCAATACGTGATTGGCCAGGAGGAGGCGAAGAAAATTCTCGCCGTGGCCATCTACGCCCATTACAAAAAGCTGGCGGCGGTCCCGGCGGGGGGCGCCCTGACGGACAAGAGCAATGTGCTCATCATCGGCCCCTCGGGCACGGGCAAGACCCTGCTCTGCGAAACCCTGGCCCGCTGGCTGGAGGTGCCCTTCGTCACCACGGACGCCACCTCCCTGGCCCAGAACAAGTATGTGGGGGAGGAAATCGAGGCCATTCTGGAACGGCTGGTGGATAAGGCCGGGGGCGACCTGGAAAAGGCCCAGCGGGGCATTGTGTTCATCGACGAAATCGACAAGCTCAAGGCGGACGGCCAGCAGCGGGCGGTTTCCGGGGAAAGCGTGCAGCACGCCCTCCTAAAGATCATGGAAGGCTACCCGGTGCGCCTGGGCCAGGACCGGTACATCGACACCTCCGCCATTCTCTTCATCTGCGGCGGGGCCTTCGTCGGCCTGGAGCAGATCCAGGCCCGGAGCAAGAGCTTCGGCTACATCGCCACCACGGGAGAGGACAACCAGACCATCCTGGACCGGCTCAATAATCGGGTGAAGCCGGTGGATTTGTTTGAATACGGCCTCATCCCCGAATTCACCGGCCGCCTGCCCATCATCGCCCGGCTACGGGAGCTGACCAAGCCCCTGCTCATCCGGGTCATGGTGGAGCCGAAAAATTCCCTCTACCGCCAGTTCCGCAAAATGCTCCAGGACGAAGGGGTGGAACTGCGCATCGCACCGGAAGTTTTCGACCAGATCGCCGACCTGGCCATTGAATACAGCACCGGCGCCCGCAGCCTGCGGGGCATTTTCGAGGAACTGCTGACTCCGGTGCTCTACGCGGTCCCCGACCACCCGGAGGTACGTCAGGTGACCTTCCGTTCCCTCTTTGAAAATCCGGTCTACGGCACCGACCCGGCGGGGGCCCCCCGCCCCGCCCCCTGA
- a CDS encoding YMGG-like glycine zipper-containing protein encodes MTNAPHFPARSLPALGLAAALLAACTTVPTGPSVMVLPGTGKTFEQFRVDNQDCRNYAQEQIGGTDAGQSAASAELKSAALGTAVGAVAGAAMGGHQGAGSGAGAGLLMGTMVGMGTADSSARGTQRQYDGAYTQCMYAKGHRVPVSGNLSSQPQGAPRASSMTPPPPPPPDGRYAPPDYAPR; translated from the coding sequence ATGACTAACGCCCCCCATTTCCCCGCCCGCAGCCTGCCGGCCCTGGGCCTGGCCGCCGCCCTCCTGGCCGCCTGCACCACCGTTCCCACCGGCCCCAGCGTCATGGTGCTGCCGGGCACGGGCAAAACCTTTGAGCAGTTCCGGGTGGATAACCAGGATTGCCGCAACTACGCCCAGGAACAGATTGGCGGCACCGACGCGGGCCAATCCGCCGCCTCCGCAGAGCTGAAGAGCGCCGCCCTGGGCACCGCCGTGGGCGCCGTGGCCGGTGCGGCCATGGGCGGCCACCAGGGCGCGGGCAGCGGCGCCGGGGCAGGCCTGCTGATGGGCACCATGGTGGGCATGGGCACCGCCGACAGTTCCGCCCGGGGCACCCAACGCCAGTACGATGGGGCCTACACCCAATGCATGTACGCCAAAGGCCACCGGGTGCCGGTTTCGGGCAATCTGAGTAGCCAGCCCCAGGGCGCGCCCCGGGCTTCGTCCATGACGCCGCCGCCTCCGCCGCCACCGGACGGCCGTTACGCCCCTCCCGATTACGCTCCCCGCTAA
- a CDS encoding alpha/beta hydrolase family protein produces the protein MTKANTPLAAPMLALLLLVGACSGTTPPKPDESQVRLFTGKGYLTDDQYSITTHPLSWKVGDQFMDLLLSLPSRPGKYPLVLYVPGLGENREAGEAWRTAWARAGYGVITLQPLDKDGRAWSSPQALAGDFTHLARERYAGPAMGQRLERLALLLAELKLRQQQGDPLLASLDTDQVALAGYDLGAYTAMAAAGEKLKAMPDPTHPLPIRAAIALSPFASFNGLAFTARYPNIRVPVLSVTGDQDGDALGLLDSPSLRQAPFHYMPKGDKYLLVLQDMPHPLYSGGPLGRGPETQGRGSKAGDTGSAGMGEGPEGGMGRGPGGGMEGGRSGGRGGMGKHGGQQAGAGRDASDQDGHQNLTRQALAVAAIQGVSTAFLDAYLKQDDTAREWLARDSNRWLKQQGRLERK, from the coding sequence ATGACTAAAGCCAATACCCCCCTCGCCGCCCCCATGCTGGCCCTGTTGCTCCTGGTGGGCGCCTGTTCTGGCACCACGCCCCCCAAACCCGATGAATCCCAGGTCCGGCTATTTACCGGCAAAGGCTATCTCACCGACGACCAGTACAGCATCACCACCCACCCCCTCTCCTGGAAAGTGGGGGACCAGTTTATGGACCTTCTGCTGTCCCTCCCCAGCCGCCCGGGGAAATACCCCCTGGTGCTTTACGTACCCGGGCTGGGAGAAAACCGGGAGGCAGGGGAGGCCTGGCGCACCGCCTGGGCTCGGGCAGGCTATGGGGTAATCACCCTCCAGCCCCTGGATAAGGATGGCCGGGCCTGGTCCTCCCCCCAAGCCCTGGCGGGGGACTTCACCCATCTGGCCCGGGAACGCTATGCCGGGCCCGCCATGGGCCAGCGCCTGGAGCGCCTGGCCTTGTTGTTGGCGGAATTAAAACTACGCCAGCAGCAAGGGGACCCCCTGCTGGCCTCCCTGGATACGGATCAGGTAGCCCTGGCGGGCTATGACCTGGGGGCCTATACGGCCATGGCCGCCGCGGGAGAAAAGCTCAAGGCCATGCCGGACCCCACCCACCCCCTGCCCATTCGGGCCGCCATCGCCCTCAGTCCTTTTGCCAGTTTTAACGGCCTGGCCTTTACCGCCCGCTACCCCAATATCCGGGTGCCCGTTCTCAGCGTGACGGGGGATCAGGATGGGGATGCCCTGGGGCTGTTGGATTCACCGTCCCTGCGCCAAGCCCCTTTTCATTACATGCCCAAGGGGGACAAATACCTGCTGGTGCTGCAAGACATGCCCCATCCCCTTTATTCCGGTGGCCCCCTGGGCCGGGGGCCGGAAACCCAGGGTCGGGGTTCCAAGGCCGGGGACACCGGGAGCGCCGGCATGGGGGAAGGGCCAGAGGGAGGCATGGGCCGGGGCCCGGGAGGCGGCATGGAAGGGGGCCGCAGCGGCGGCAGGGGAGGTATGGGAAAACATGGGGGTCAGCAGGCAGGGGCCGGGCGAGACGCTTCCGACCAGGACGGCCATCAGAACCTCACCCGTCAGGCCCTGGCCGTCGCCGCCATCCAGGGCGTCAGCACCGCCTTTCTGGACGCTTATCTGAAGCAAGACGACACGGCCCGGGAATGGCTGGCCCGGGACAGTAACCGGTGGTTGAAACAACAAGGCCGACTGGAGCGCAAATAG
- a CDS encoding Spy/CpxP family protein refolding chaperone gives MNSKTLVAALTAGILSCTAGLSLAAEQAPAPAMGPMGHHMNFNPEEHLQRTLKDLQGKLALSASQQGAWQTYSQAQLSRVQQMEERFKAHRDEAKEPAKLTTPERMDQAAARMKEGAEHMAQEAKDTKAFYSALTAQQKVIFDLFWQSHHPHCFGPGHEHGFGHPFGPMSGPRD, from the coding sequence ATGAACAGCAAAACCCTGGTGGCGGCCCTGACCGCCGGTATTCTCTCCTGCACCGCCGGCCTGAGCCTGGCCGCCGAACAGGCCCCCGCCCCGGCCATGGGCCCCATGGGCCACCACATGAACTTCAACCCGGAAGAGCATCTGCAACGGACTCTCAAGGACCTGCAAGGCAAGCTGGCCTTGAGCGCCAGCCAGCAAGGCGCCTGGCAGACCTACAGCCAGGCCCAGCTGAGCCGGGTGCAGCAGATGGAAGAACGGTTCAAGGCCCATCGCGATGAGGCCAAAGAGCCGGCCAAGCTGACCACCCCGGAACGGATGGATCAGGCCGCCGCCCGCATGAAGGAAGGGGCGGAACACATGGCCCAGGAAGCCAAGGACACCAAGGCTTTCTATAGCGCCCTGACGGCCCAGCAAAAGGTCATCTTCGACCTCTTCTGGCAATCCCATCACCCCCATTGCTTTGGCCCGGGCCATGAACACGGCTTTGGTCACCCCTTTGGCCCCATGTCCGGGCCCCGGGACTAA
- a CDS encoding helix-turn-helix domain-containing protein, translating into MPIVVRLDVMLALRKVKSKALAEYVGITEANLSLFKSGKVKGVRFETLEKICAYLNCQPGDLLQYVPEPEAPPAPLPAENP; encoded by the coding sequence ATGCCCATTGTTGTCCGTCTGGATGTAATGCTGGCCCTGCGCAAGGTCAAATCGAAGGCCCTGGCCGAATACGTGGGGATTACGGAAGCCAATCTGTCCCTGTTCAAGTCTGGCAAGGTGAAGGGGGTGCGCTTTGAAACCCTGGAAAAAATCTGCGCCTATCTGAACTGCCAGCCGGGGGATTTGTTGCAATATGTTCCAGAACCGGAGGCGCCCCCAGCCCCGCTGCCTGCCGAAAATCCCTAG
- a CDS encoding P-loop NTPase fold protein: protein MMTEKPMMKMPELTIFAKYLVIGFLIAEVGRIGFILGTSYAPELLGSPSWAIACGILVVAALCLTYAVKRGVLRAIAKMGRGVRVDLLFMIGIGFWVSQLAAPLLYEIHINFERLGRSWTPAIFVSLCSIIFLPLSQALISKRKNSPSQLNFLSDNEIRDKDEDFLSIDSQAETFAAAVLSSKAQTGLVFGVDGPWGVGKTSFINLAECYWKNRPEEVIVCRFEPLQYASDPDLAIRMIQDFTSAIEAEVFAPEFRTTISRYSRSLKGKVSFSFFGFKLLLEPSENKLDGLLGDVDSVLKRLGRRLIVVIDDLDRLDGNAINNVLFATKRTFQLSQVIYILCYDTEKLNKSNNEGAGTREFLEKFITAKLSLFINSADLVNFLNDSCSEKENWLDSIQSKMPVRLAGVLNELAKLLDGDKAAEYMPIVGDFRKIKRFVNAMLLMQIDQVDFGEVDFNKTDLINLILLHLNYPGVFRRIYIEETGGRDGVFSLALECLPNKTERKNSEEYDSFLKDLESKKMPAAIFLLRQLFDQSVPKTNQSDRIDEAELSSRACFNSGDHRNLEAYLEFIVRCVKPDPLETFVFYSNAVEKVRGGALVKSILESRDFKAEKCFNIHEKFWQILLDKSRYFTREVAEDAINTLVDYLPRYPVAEKEARVSFHSLRELSVFFLYNLLDTAGWGRNSRQRVDNRSRNVMEIAWRIFGEGEYAGKGIIQYLIDDDRGILGWNDLLIFRLICSWDRQGSLFNIARALIVNQNEDAKTEGPVRELAILEMRKISQKIFCLFKDRYINGGRNFFEEVDEALDGQFLGKNEGNVSVDSELKKYIEATRSRIKVFVVYQLSNSLFPQGSGVGCGYYDECGEKDEHGIAQLMNKYIFDFCFNPTVQEKNIFYFLDYCLSNLSIEPFAENEDDKVFASTADLARALDVKKLGEYWGQYGELIRQRILDCNDRVVVTSNYSAPYGKYLEKVFRALDGLLKES, encoded by the coding sequence ATGATGACCGAAAAACCAATGATGAAAATGCCGGAACTTACGATTTTTGCTAAGTATCTTGTTATTGGCTTCCTAATTGCCGAGGTGGGGCGGATTGGCTTTATCCTGGGGACGAGCTATGCGCCTGAATTGTTGGGGTCGCCTAGTTGGGCGATTGCCTGTGGAATTCTAGTAGTGGCCGCGCTTTGTCTGACCTATGCCGTGAAACGGGGAGTTCTTCGCGCCATAGCCAAAATGGGGCGCGGTGTTCGAGTTGATTTATTGTTTATGATCGGAATCGGATTTTGGGTTAGCCAACTAGCCGCACCGTTGCTATATGAAATACATATTAATTTTGAACGTTTAGGTCGGAGCTGGACGCCAGCTATTTTTGTTTCTCTTTGTTCGATTATATTTTTACCATTATCTCAGGCACTTATTTCAAAAAGGAAAAATTCACCTTCCCAGTTAAATTTTCTTAGTGATAATGAAATCAGGGATAAAGATGAGGATTTCCTTAGTATAGATAGTCAGGCGGAAACTTTTGCAGCGGCAGTTCTGTCCAGTAAGGCACAAACGGGGCTAGTTTTCGGGGTGGATGGTCCATGGGGTGTAGGGAAGACAAGTTTTATAAATCTTGCGGAATGTTATTGGAAAAATAGACCAGAAGAGGTGATCGTATGTAGATTTGAGCCGCTTCAATATGCTTCTGATCCTGATCTGGCGATACGTATGATTCAAGATTTTACCTCTGCAATTGAGGCTGAGGTATTTGCTCCAGAATTCCGGACTACAATTTCACGCTATTCCCGATCGTTAAAAGGGAAGGTGAGTTTCTCTTTTTTTGGCTTTAAGCTTCTGTTGGAGCCATCTGAAAATAAACTAGATGGCTTGCTTGGGGATGTGGATTCGGTTCTTAAGAGGCTGGGGCGCCGCTTAATCGTAGTTATTGATGATCTTGATCGTTTGGATGGAAACGCTATAAATAATGTGTTGTTCGCAACTAAACGAACTTTTCAACTTTCCCAGGTGATTTATATTCTTTGCTATGATACGGAAAAACTCAATAAAAGCAATAATGAAGGAGCTGGGACTCGCGAGTTTCTTGAGAAATTTATAACTGCAAAGTTGAGCTTATTTATTAATAGTGCTGATCTTGTCAATTTTCTAAACGATAGTTGCTCGGAGAAGGAAAATTGGTTGGACTCAATTCAATCTAAAATGCCAGTGAGGCTCGCAGGCGTTCTTAATGAACTGGCTAAGCTTCTTGACGGGGATAAGGCCGCAGAATACATGCCGATTGTAGGTGATTTCCGCAAAATAAAACGCTTTGTAAACGCTATGCTGCTAATGCAGATTGATCAGGTGGATTTTGGTGAGGTAGATTTTAATAAAACAGACCTTATAAATTTGATTCTTCTGCATCTAAATTACCCTGGGGTATTTAGGCGCATTTATATTGAAGAAACAGGGGGTCGAGATGGGGTTTTTTCATTAGCACTGGAATGTTTGCCTAATAAAACAGAGAGAAAGAACTCGGAAGAATATGATTCATTCCTGAAAGATTTGGAAAGTAAAAAAATGCCAGCTGCAATTTTTTTGTTGCGGCAATTGTTTGATCAGTCGGTTCCAAAAACAAATCAGTCAGATAGAATAGATGAGGCGGAGTTGTCATCCCGTGCATGCTTTAATTCGGGGGACCATAGAAATTTGGAAGCGTACTTAGAATTTATTGTACGTTGCGTTAAACCAGACCCGCTGGAGACTTTTGTGTTTTATTCTAATGCGGTTGAAAAGGTTAGGGGGGGGGCTTTAGTAAAGTCTATTCTGGAATCCAGGGATTTTAAAGCTGAAAAATGTTTTAACATTCACGAGAAGTTTTGGCAAATTCTATTAGATAAATCCCGATACTTTACAAGAGAGGTTGCTGAAGATGCTATTAATACCCTTGTTGACTATTTGCCTCGCTATCCAGTGGCAGAAAAGGAAGCCCGCGTAAGCTTTCATAGTCTCCGGGAATTGTCAGTATTTTTTCTTTATAATCTTTTAGATACCGCTGGCTGGGGCAGGAATTCTCGCCAGCGAGTTGATAATAGATCGCGGAATGTAATGGAGATTGCCTGGCGTATTTTTGGAGAAGGGGAGTACGCAGGGAAAGGTATTATTCAATACCTAATAGATGATGATCGCGGTATTTTGGGATGGAATGACTTATTAATTTTTAGACTTATATGTTCATGGGATCGGCAGGGGTCGCTTTTTAATATAGCAAGAGCTCTTATTGTTAATCAGAACGAAGATGCGAAGACGGAAGGTCCTGTTCGTGAGCTTGCAATATTAGAAATGAGAAAAATATCGCAAAAAATATTCTGCTTGTTTAAGGATCGTTATATTAATGGGGGGCGGAATTTTTTTGAAGAAGTGGATGAAGCCCTTGATGGGCAATTTTTAGGAAAAAATGAAGGAAATGTTTCGGTTGACTCCGAGCTTAAGAAATATATAGAAGCTACCCGTTCGAGAATTAAGGTGTTCGTGGTTTATCAATTGAGTAACTCTCTTTTCCCGCAAGGCTCGGGGGTGGGGTGTGGATATTACGATGAATGTGGAGAAAAGGATGAGCACGGAATAGCTCAATTAATGAATAAATACATCTTTGATTTTTGCTTTAATCCGACGGTCCAGGAAAAAAATATTTTTTATTTTCTGGATTATTGTTTGTCGAATTTAAGTATTGAGCCGTTTGCTGAAAATGAAGATGATAAGGTATTTGCATCTACAGCAGACCTCGCTAGAGCTCTCGATGTTAAAAAACTAGGGGAGTATTGGGGGCAATATGGGGAGCTAATTCGTCAACGTATTTTGGATTGCAATGATCGGGTGGTGGTCACTTCCAATTATAGTGCCCCTTATGGGAAATATTTGGAGAAGGTGTTTCGGGCTCTGGATGGGCTGCTAAAGGAAAGTTAA